Proteins encoded within one genomic window of Lactococcus garvieae:
- a CDS encoding DUF871 domain-containing protein, which produces MRRLGISIYPEHSTLKQDKAYIDLAHKYGFSRIFTCLLSVNGDKEEILQNFKETISYARSKNFEVTVDIAPRIFDILGISYDDLSFFADMGAHGIRLDMGFTGKEEALMTYNPHGLKIEINMSNATKYMENILSHVPNRELLVGCHNFYPKRFSGHSYDFFVRCSKMYKENYIHTAAFVNSHDATYGPWPVMEGLATLEMHRDLPIEVQAQHLIATGLIDDIIIGNAYASEREIQKLATLNRQMMTFGIELEETITELERVIVEEEPHFYRGDISEFMIRSTQSRVKYKAEAFPKGNTRDIKRGDIIIENEAYGQYKGELNIALKDMKNSGKTNVVARIREEEIFLLDYLQPWENFQFQVKG; this is translated from the coding sequence ATGAGACGATTAGGAATTTCGATATACCCAGAACACAGTACGCTGAAGCAAGACAAGGCTTATATTGACCTTGCACATAAGTATGGTTTTAGCCGTATCTTCACTTGTTTATTGTCCGTTAATGGTGACAAAGAAGAGATATTACAGAATTTCAAGGAAACGATAAGTTATGCTAGAAGTAAAAATTTTGAAGTGACCGTTGACATTGCACCGCGTATTTTTGATATTTTAGGAATTTCTTATGATGATTTATCTTTCTTTGCGGACATGGGTGCTCATGGTATTCGTTTAGATATGGGCTTCACTGGGAAAGAAGAAGCTTTGATGACCTATAATCCTCATGGCCTCAAAATAGAAATCAATATGTCTAATGCGACAAAGTATATGGAAAATATTTTAAGTCATGTACCAAATCGTGAGCTTCTAGTGGGATGCCACAATTTCTATCCTAAACGTTTTTCGGGACATTCTTATGACTTTTTTGTCAGATGCTCAAAAATGTATAAGGAAAATTACATTCATACGGCCGCCTTTGTCAATTCACATGATGCAACTTATGGGCCGTGGCCTGTGATGGAAGGTCTAGCAACTTTAGAGATGCATCGTGACTTACCTATTGAAGTTCAGGCACAGCATTTAATCGCAACTGGGCTGATTGACGATATCATTATTGGTAATGCTTATGCTTCTGAAAGGGAGATACAAAAGCTTGCTACTCTCAATCGTCAAATGATGACTTTCGGTATTGAGCTTGAAGAAACTATTACAGAGCTAGAGCGCGTGATTGTTGAAGAAGAACCTCACTTTTATCGGGGGGATATTTCAGAATTCATGATACGTTCAACACAATCACGCGTGAAATACAAAGCGGAAGCCTTTCCCAAAGGGAATACACGGGATATAAAACGTGGGGATATTATCATTGAAAATGAAGCATATGGTCAATATAAAGGAGAGTTGAATATAGCACTTAAGGATATGAAAAATTCGGGTAAAACAAACGTAGTTGCACGAATACGTGAAGAAGAAATATTCCTTTTGGACTATTTACAGCCCTGGGAAAATTTTCAATTCCAAGTTAAAGGATGA